The Penaeus vannamei isolate JL-2024 chromosome 39, ASM4276789v1, whole genome shotgun sequence genome includes the window GCTACGTCTCATCAACGTCAACTTCACCAAAGTTCCTGTTCACGGGGAAGGCAACCTCAAGCTCTTCCGTTACTACCGTAGCGTCTTCCAACTGGTGGCTCGCACCTTCCCCGACGCCCCTGCAGTCATTTTCCTGGACGAGGACGTCGAGGTCTCCCCAGACTTCTTCTCCTACATGAGCCAGACTCTGTGGTTGCTCCGCGAGGACCCCACACTCTACTGCATCAACGGTTTCTCTGTATCAGGATATGAAGGTCGAGCATTTAACAGTTCTCTATTACTTCGAGGATCTGTTCAGGTTCAATGGGGCTATGCAGTTTCGCTTGACTTTGTTAGAGAAGCACTCGCATCCTGGGAGCAAGCCACATCCAACACCAAGCTCTACGACTTTTGGCTTTACACGAATATACGTAGACATCGTGAATGCGTGTTCCCTGAGGTGAGTCGGACGCGGCACTTCGGAATGGGTACCAACACCGTCCCTTACCTCAAAGAGCCCGTTATCAGAATGCCCCTTCAGCGCGAGGCTCCAATCGTGCTTCACGATGTTGCTGCGTTAAAACTTCCTTCCTGGCAACAGCATATCACCCAGGAAATCAAGGATGCCACGGTGCTCACGGGCAACCCCTGTCGTGAAAGcttcctcccttcgccgcccaccgcccgctcCTACGTCTTCTACTATCGCCTGGACGCTCTACCGGGAGCGGGGAACATGCCGGATTACTTCCAATACCACCAGGTGGTCCAATGTTTTGGGCTGTGGTCCCTCTCTGAGCAAGGCCATCATCGCGGTGTCAGCGTGGTGCGATTTTCCTTGAACTCGACGCTGTATCTAGTTGGCGCTCCCTATTCCTACTATTCCTTTGTGCGCCAGCCAGGTAACACACTTTGGAATGTCGACGATCTAGCCGCTCGACAAAGGGATCAAATGAGTCACTACAGTCATAAAAAATATTACGCAAGAATGCATATCCCTAACATAAATGTTACAACGGATTATATCATCAATGCCTTGATACTAGAATGAAAGTCTGCTGTCATCCCTGCcagaaaatacaaatatttaaCTTCAAAACATAAACAATACATCTACCTTGCCTGTATTATTAACATAAAATTCACATGATAAAAACCGATTTGT containing:
- the LOC138860050 gene encoding protein O-linked-mannose beta-1,2-N-acetylglucosaminyltransferase 1-like, giving the protein MRFKDVFLKLLRMLIIAISVSFNSLLCANESIRTRVLVWSSFNAWGLEVDDCNNTQQQACYNLLLPPEDAHPHAPREGEGLTLTVLNQRNAAVVFHKVFPLGHYWAHYADLQWHLDRVAPGRILVLTVAVSGAMGLRQAALQLARLGSLFALHLTPMAHWTWVFVKGGRTISETVILQGLAQHQAHLILPLSDLPTPTTPSNQTLQQQRWHYCHLHAAMGGLCDEHTPDPLPPPPPPTLPRQSALAHVPVVVTAGARHQYLYHTLNALLTAPGAQRNNVLVVLGDAPQPTTQLLRLINVNFTKVPVHGEGNLKLFRYYRSVFQLVARTFPDAPAVIFLDEDVEVSPDFFSYMSQTLWLLREDPTLYCINGFSVSGYEGRAFNSSLLLRGSVQVQWGYAVSLDFVREALASWEQATSNTKLYDFWLYTNIRRHRECVFPEVSRTRHFGMGTNTVPYLKEPVIRMPLQREAPIVLHDVAALKLPSWQQHITQEIKDATVLTGNPCRESFLPSPPTARSYVFYYRLDALPGAGNMPDYFQYHQVVQCFGLWSLSEQGHHRGVSVVRFSLNSTLYLVGAPYSYYSFVRQPGNTLWNVDDLAARQRDQMSHYSHKKYYARMHIPNINVTTDYIINALILE